From a single Adhaeribacter swui genomic region:
- a CDS encoding alpha/beta hydrolase — MTSIYCFIFSIVVSLMGYPLFAQAPATRLTGRQMPPVNTKNIKNKFLNIAYASESPAQKLDIYLPDASNAPFPVIVAIHGGAFKMGDKADPQVNAALNGLERGYAVISINYRLSSEAIFPAQIQDVKAAIRWVRANAKTYKLNPEKLATWGNSAGGHLAAMAGTTGDDDAFNEAGLVNAGQSSLVQAVVDWYGPIQFDQMDSQFKLSNKGRADHDTAQSPESELIGKQITQAPDLVQAANPATYISEADPPFFIQHGTHDNLVPTEQSENFYADLVKTLGPDKVTLELLPGVGHCGPQFETPENLNKVFDFLDKYLKN; from the coding sequence ATGACTTCTATTTATTGCTTTATTTTTTCGATTGTAGTTAGCTTGATGGGATATCCCTTGTTTGCCCAAGCACCAGCTACGCGTTTAACCGGACGACAAATGCCACCGGTTAATACCAAAAACATTAAGAATAAATTTTTAAATATTGCTTATGCCAGCGAGTCGCCGGCCCAGAAACTAGATATTTATTTACCCGATGCCAGCAATGCCCCTTTCCCGGTTATTGTGGCTATCCATGGGGGTGCTTTTAAAATGGGCGACAAAGCAGATCCGCAGGTAAACGCGGCCCTAAATGGCCTGGAACGAGGTTATGCCGTCATTAGCATTAATTACCGGCTGAGCAGCGAAGCTATTTTCCCGGCGCAAATTCAGGATGTAAAAGCGGCCATTCGCTGGGTGCGGGCCAACGCTAAAACGTACAAACTTAACCCGGAAAAATTAGCTACCTGGGGAAATTCGGCAGGAGGACATCTTGCAGCCATGGCCGGCACCACCGGCGACGATGATGCATTTAACGAAGCAGGTTTAGTTAATGCCGGCCAAAGCAGCCTGGTACAAGCCGTAGTAGATTGGTACGGCCCCATTCAGTTCGACCAAATGGACTCGCAATTTAAGCTTAGCAACAAAGGCCGAGCTGACCATGATACCGCCCAGTCCCCGGAATCCGAATTAATCGGCAAACAAATAACTCAGGCTCCGGATTTAGTACAAGCCGCCAACCCAGCCACCTATATTTCGGAAGCGGATCCACCTTTTTTTATTCAGCACGGTACCCACGATAACCTGGTACCCACTGAACAATCAGAAAACTTTTACGCCGATCTGGTAAAAACTTTAGGTCCAGACAAGGTAACGCTGGAATTACTCCCCGGAGTAGGCCATTGTGGCCCCCAATTTGAAACCCCGGAAAACCTGAACAAAGTTTTTGACTTCCTGGATAAGTACCTGAAAAACTAA
- a CDS encoding Gfo/Idh/MocA family protein: MSEEKDNQSSFPHLSRRGFFKGSAALLGGALISQIPFETNAYARYGADDTLKVALIGCGGRGTGAAIQALSTQGKVKLVAMADAFRDRLDESATAIGTKFPDKNRFDVPEKNKFVGFDAYKKAIQLADVVILATPPGFRPIHFEEAVNAGKHIFAEKPMATDAPGVRRVLAAAEVAKKKNLKVVVGLQRRYQNAYLETLKRVNDGSIGDIVSAQAYWHNAGVWVRPRKPGQTEMEYQMRNWYYFNWLCGDHILEQHIHNIDVINWAKNAYPVSAQGMGGRQVRNGKDHGEIYDHHYVEFTYADGTIFNSQCRHQPGTMNRVEEVLVGTKGRVTLSGDGKGIVTDLKGNSIYNHRSKNDPDPYQTEHDRLFAAIRNNTPVNDAEYGAKSTMTAILGRNATYSGQVIKWDDALNTQLSIMPEKFAWDAPTPTKPDANGFYPIPTPGVTRVI; the protein is encoded by the coding sequence ATGAGCGAAGAAAAAGACAATCAAAGTTCATTTCCCCATCTGTCGCGGCGGGGTTTCTTTAAAGGTTCAGCGGCCCTTTTGGGAGGTGCCCTTATTAGCCAGATTCCGTTCGAAACCAATGCTTACGCCCGCTATGGCGCCGATGATACCCTGAAAGTAGCTTTAATTGGTTGCGGTGGTCGGGGAACTGGGGCAGCTATTCAGGCACTAAGCACCCAGGGGAAAGTAAAGTTGGTAGCTATGGCTGATGCTTTCCGCGACCGGTTAGACGAAAGCGCTACGGCTATCGGTACTAAATTTCCGGATAAAAACCGGTTTGATGTACCAGAAAAAAACAAGTTTGTGGGCTTTGATGCTTATAAAAAAGCTATTCAATTAGCCGATGTCGTTATTTTGGCAACGCCTCCGGGTTTCCGCCCAATTCATTTTGAAGAAGCGGTTAATGCCGGTAAACACATCTTCGCTGAAAAGCCAATGGCTACCGATGCGCCCGGCGTACGCCGCGTGTTAGCTGCCGCCGAAGTAGCGAAAAAGAAAAACTTAAAAGTAGTAGTGGGTTTGCAACGCCGTTACCAGAACGCTTACCTGGAAACTTTAAAACGCGTAAACGATGGCTCTATTGGCGATATAGTAAGCGCGCAAGCCTACTGGCATAACGCTGGGGTGTGGGTTCGTCCGCGTAAACCCGGCCAAACTGAAATGGAATACCAGATGCGTAACTGGTATTACTTTAACTGGTTGTGCGGCGATCATATCCTGGAGCAGCACATTCATAACATCGACGTAATTAACTGGGCTAAGAATGCGTATCCGGTATCGGCGCAAGGCATGGGTGGCCGTCAGGTACGTAATGGTAAAGACCACGGCGAAATTTACGACCATCACTACGTAGAATTTACCTACGCCGATGGTACGATCTTTAACAGCCAGTGCCGTCACCAGCCCGGCACCATGAACCGGGTAGAAGAAGTGCTGGTAGGTACCAAAGGCCGCGTAACGCTTTCCGGCGATGGCAAAGGTATTGTTACCGACTTAAAAGGTAACTCTATTTATAATCACCGCTCTAAAAACGATCCGGATCCGTATCAAACCGAACACGACCGCTTGTTTGCCGCTATTCGCAACAACACTCCGGTAAATGATGCGGAATACGGTGCCAAAAGCACCATGACCGCCATTCTGGGCCGCAACGCTACTTACTCGGGTCAGGTAATTAAATGGGATGATGCCCTGAATACCCAGTTAAGCATTATGCCGGAAAAATTTGCCTGGGATGCGCCAACCCCTACAAAACCCGATGCCAACGGATTTTACCCAATCCCGACGCCAGGCGTAACCCGCGTAATTTAA
- the mnmH gene encoding tRNA 2-selenouridine(34) synthase MnmH, translating into MIQPLEIHDFLKYLAQHRIPVLDVRAPKEFTEGHIPGAQSLPLFTDDERRQVGTAYKQISKDQAVLLGLDLFGPKMSAMVREAEKLAPGKEVMLHCWRGGMRSSGVAWLLDLAGFKVNLLQDGYKAFRRLVHQTFEQPYPLLVLGGMSGSGKTEILLELQKLGEQAIDLEHLANHCGSAFGGIGKEPQPSIEQFENNLGAALLAINPLQALWLEDENITIGRINLPKPLYDQMQQAFLIKLEVPKAIRIQKLAQEYQTADKGKLQKAVERIKKRLGGLAYKEAMQAIETDDIEKMVELALAYYDKAYTYQLANKSADKIISISLNSIDAPENARKILEVVNEKKLILN; encoded by the coding sequence TTGATTCAGCCGCTCGAAATTCATGATTTTTTAAAATATTTGGCGCAGCACCGTATTCCGGTATTGGATGTGCGGGCACCCAAAGAATTTACCGAAGGCCATATTCCGGGCGCGCAAAGTTTGCCCCTTTTCACCGACGACGAACGCCGGCAAGTAGGAACGGCCTACAAGCAAATTAGTAAAGACCAGGCAGTGTTACTGGGGCTGGACTTATTTGGTCCTAAAATGTCCGCGATGGTACGCGAAGCCGAAAAGCTGGCTCCGGGCAAAGAAGTAATGCTGCATTGCTGGCGCGGCGGTATGCGCAGTTCCGGCGTAGCCTGGCTCCTAGACCTGGCTGGGTTTAAAGTAAACCTACTGCAAGATGGTTATAAGGCTTTCCGGCGCTTAGTGCATCAAACTTTTGAGCAACCTTATCCATTGCTGGTACTGGGCGGCATGTCGGGCAGCGGTAAAACCGAGATTCTGCTGGAACTGCAAAAACTCGGCGAACAAGCCATCGACCTGGAACACCTGGCCAACCACTGCGGATCAGCTTTCGGCGGAATCGGCAAAGAGCCGCAGCCTTCCATTGAGCAATTCGAAAACAACCTGGGCGCTGCTTTACTAGCTATTAATCCGCTGCAAGCGCTTTGGCTCGAAGACGAGAACATTACCATTGGCCGCATTAATCTGCCCAAGCCACTCTACGACCAAATGCAGCAAGCCTTCTTAATCAAACTGGAAGTACCCAAAGCTATCCGAATCCAAAAATTAGCCCAAGAGTACCAAACCGCTGATAAAGGAAAGTTGCAGAAAGCAGTGGAACGCATTAAGAAACGTTTAGGTGGTTTAGCTTACAAAGAAGCTATGCAGGCTATTGAAACCGATGACATTGAAAAAATGGTAGAACTCGCACTCGCTTACTACGACAAAGCTTATACCTACCAATTAGCAAACAAGTCCGCAGATAAAATCATAAGTATTTCCTTAAATAGCATAGATGCGCCGGAAAATGCGCGAAAAATTTTAGAAGTGGTAAATGAGAAAAAGTTGATACTTAATTAA
- a CDS encoding FAD:protein FMN transferase: MLLLLRGLLFLNFCFFTFNGFAQPSPAATKTQLQRYEFSHPQMGTIFRIVLYAISPEQAQDAANAAFARIDTLNQIMSDYVPDSELNQLAATAGTGKAIKLSPDLWKILKISQTVSRETQGAFDITIGPLVQLWRRTRRQHQLPAPEALAKAKSKVGYQHIILKKFKKTAALGVPGMQLDLGAIGKGYAVDEAMRVLQQKNIRIALVDGGGNIRVSQAPPGTQGWEIDLSTSNDTDHIGGQKIYLQNAGVATSGDLYQFVEINGQRYSHIINPFTGLGLTDQRRVTIVAKNGTAADWLSTASSVLPVEQGLKLINRTPKAAAHIVWNQNNQLYQKQSRRFLKLPFVKE; the protein is encoded by the coding sequence ATGCTTTTGTTATTGCGTGGCCTGCTTTTTTTAAATTTTTGCTTTTTTACCTTTAACGGTTTCGCGCAACCAAGCCCGGCAGCAACTAAAACCCAGCTGCAACGCTACGAATTCAGCCATCCGCAAATGGGTACTATTTTCCGGATAGTGCTTTACGCTATTTCCCCGGAACAAGCCCAAGATGCCGCAAACGCTGCTTTTGCCCGGATAGATACATTAAATCAGATCATGAGTGATTATGTGCCCGATAGCGAATTAAACCAATTGGCGGCTACAGCGGGCACTGGAAAAGCCATCAAGCTAAGTCCGGATTTATGGAAAATTTTAAAAATTTCCCAAACCGTTTCCCGTGAAACGCAGGGCGCATTTGATATAACCATTGGCCCCTTGGTGCAACTCTGGCGCCGCACCCGCCGGCAACACCAACTCCCTGCCCCGGAAGCGCTCGCTAAGGCCAAATCGAAAGTCGGTTATCAGCATATAATTTTAAAAAAATTTAAAAAAACCGCCGCACTAGGGGTACCCGGCATGCAACTGGATTTAGGCGCCATTGGCAAAGGTTATGCCGTAGACGAAGCCATGCGCGTATTGCAACAAAAAAACATCAGAATAGCTTTGGTAGATGGCGGAGGTAATATTCGGGTAAGTCAGGCGCCACCGGGCACCCAAGGTTGGGAAATTGATTTAAGCACCAGCAACGATACCGACCATATTGGCGGGCAAAAAATTTACCTGCAAAATGCCGGCGTAGCTACCTCCGGCGATTTATACCAGTTCGTCGAAATTAACGGGCAGCGCTACTCCCACATTATTAATCCGTTTACCGGCTTAGGCCTTACCGATCAGCGGCGGGTAACCATTGTGGCCAAAAACGGCACCGCTGCCGATTGGCTTTCGACGGCTTCAAGCGTTTTACCCGTGGAACAAGGATTAAAGCTGATCAATCGCACGCCCAAAGCAGCTGCGCATATCGTCTGGAACCAGAATAACCAACTATACCAAAAGCAATCCAGGCGTTTTTTAAAATTACCTTTCGTAAAAGAATAA
- a CDS encoding SAM-dependent methyltransferase, which translates to MPDSGTIYLIPTVLAEETAPAVIPAQVAQCIAGLNYFIVENARTARRYIKTMAPEKVIESLQIVVIDKNSSEAEVKKALEPVTKGKNAGIISEAGCPGVADPGAEVVKWAHRAGVKVVPLVGPSAILLALMGSGFNGQSFAFHGYLPIEKKDRVQAIRNLEKDMLQRDQTQIFMETPYRNNQLLSDLLQQLNPTTQLCIAANISGSNEFIKTTTVAKWQGKLPDIHKQPAVFLIYRS; encoded by the coding sequence ATGCCCGATTCCGGTACTATTTATTTAATTCCGACGGTACTCGCGGAAGAAACAGCGCCAGCAGTTATTCCGGCGCAGGTAGCGCAATGCATTGCCGGGTTAAATTACTTTATCGTGGAAAATGCCCGCACGGCTCGCCGCTACATTAAAACCATGGCTCCCGAAAAAGTAATTGAAAGCCTGCAAATTGTAGTAATTGATAAAAATTCGTCGGAAGCGGAAGTAAAAAAAGCCCTGGAACCCGTTACAAAAGGGAAAAATGCCGGCATTATTTCGGAGGCCGGTTGCCCCGGCGTGGCCGATCCGGGTGCCGAAGTAGTAAAATGGGCCCATCGGGCCGGAGTAAAAGTGGTTCCTTTGGTGGGGCCATCGGCTATTCTCCTGGCGTTGATGGGTTCGGGTTTTAACGGCCAGTCGTTTGCGTTTCACGGGTATCTGCCCATCGAGAAAAAAGACCGGGTGCAAGCCATTCGCAATTTAGAAAAAGACATGCTGCAGCGCGACCAAACGCAAATTTTTATGGAAACGCCTTACCGCAACAACCAACTACTCTCGGATTTGCTACAGCAACTAAACCCTACTACGCAGTTGTGCATTGCCGCCAATATTTCTGGTTCCAACGAGTTTATTAAAACGACTACCGTAGCCAAGTGGCAAGGCAAATTACCCGATATTCATAAACAACCCGCCGTTTTTTTAATTTATCGCTCCTAG
- a CDS encoding ABC-F family ATP-binding cassette domain-containing protein, protein MISVDSVSVEFNGAALFSNVGFNINETDRIALMGKNGAGKSTLLKIIAGVNKPSRGKVSAPKDAVIAYLPQHLLTEDNATVFEETSKAFGKILAMKAQMDELNAQLEVRTDYESEEYYAIIEQVSELSEKYYSVEEINFDAEVEKTLKGLGFSREDFSRPTKEFSGGWRMRIELAKILLQQPDLILLDEPTNHLDIESIQWLEEFLVNNAKAVIVISHDKTFVDNITNRTIEVTMGRIYDYKVNYSQYLQLRQERREQQQRQYEDQQKEIAEIQGFIDRFKGTYSKTLQVQSRVKMLEKIELIEVDEVDTSHLNLKFPPAPRSGNYPVIVDHLTKKYGDHTVFQDASLTIERGQKVAFVGKNGEGKSTLVKAIMGEIDYEGSLQLGHNSLIGYFAQNQAALLDVELTVFQTIDQIAVGDVRTNIKNILGAFMFSGDTIEKKVKVLSGGEKTRLAMIKLLLQPVNLLILDEPTNHLDIKTKDILKDALKAFDGTLILVSHDRDFLDGLATKVFEFGNKRIREHFEDINGFLRNKKMENLREIERTAKK, encoded by the coding sequence ATGATTTCAGTAGATTCGGTTAGTGTAGAGTTTAACGGGGCGGCCCTTTTTAGCAATGTTGGTTTTAATATAAACGAAACCGACCGCATAGCCTTAATGGGTAAAAATGGGGCAGGAAAATCGACCTTACTTAAAATTATTGCCGGCGTAAACAAACCTAGCCGGGGCAAAGTATCGGCGCCCAAAGATGCCGTTATTGCTTATTTACCACAGCATTTACTCACCGAAGACAACGCTACCGTTTTCGAAGAAACTTCTAAGGCTTTCGGTAAAATTCTGGCTATGAAAGCCCAAATGGACGAACTGAATGCCCAATTGGAAGTCCGCACCGATTACGAATCCGAAGAATATTACGCCATTATCGAACAAGTATCGGAGCTCAGCGAAAAATACTACTCCGTCGAAGAAATTAATTTTGATGCCGAAGTAGAGAAAACGCTCAAAGGCTTAGGCTTTTCCCGGGAAGATTTTTCGCGGCCAACTAAAGAGTTTAGCGGGGGCTGGCGCATGCGCATTGAGCTGGCCAAAATACTTTTGCAGCAACCCGATTTAATTTTGCTCGATGAGCCTACCAACCACCTGGATATAGAATCGATTCAGTGGCTCGAAGAATTTCTGGTAAATAATGCCAAGGCTGTTATTGTTATTTCGCACGATAAAACCTTTGTGGATAACATTACCAACCGCACCATTGAGGTAACCATGGGCCGTATTTACGATTACAAAGTAAATTACAGCCAGTACCTGCAATTGCGTCAGGAGCGCCGCGAGCAGCAACAGCGCCAGTACGAAGACCAGCAAAAAGAAATTGCCGAAATCCAGGGCTTTATCGACCGCTTTAAAGGCACTTACTCTAAAACCTTGCAGGTGCAATCGCGGGTAAAAATGCTGGAAAAGATTGAGTTGATTGAGGTGGATGAAGTAGATACTTCGCATTTAAATTTAAAATTTCCGCCTGCACCGCGTTCCGGCAACTACCCCGTTATCGTGGACCACTTAACCAAAAAATACGGCGACCATACCGTGTTTCAGGATGCTTCGCTTACCATTGAGCGGGGCCAGAAAGTAGCTTTTGTGGGCAAAAACGGCGAAGGTAAATCTACGCTGGTAAAAGCCATTATGGGCGAAATAGATTATGAGGGCTCCTTGCAACTGGGCCATAATTCGTTGATTGGCTATTTTGCCCAGAACCAGGCCGCCTTGCTCGACGTAGAATTAACTGTGTTTCAAACCATCGACCAGATTGCCGTGGGCGATGTGCGTACCAACATTAAAAATATTCTGGGCGCTTTTATGTTCAGCGGCGATACCATCGAGAAGAAGGTAAAAGTATTGTCGGGCGGCGAGAAAACCCGTTTGGCCATGATTAAATTATTGTTGCAACCGGTAAACCTGTTAATTCTGGATGAGCCGACGAACCACCTGGACATTAAAACCAAAGACATCCTGAAAGACGCCCTTAAAGCTTTTGATGGCACCCTGATTCTGGTATCGCACGACCGCGATTTTCTGGATGGCCTGGCTACCAAAGTATTTGAATTTGGCAACAAACGCATTAGAGAGCACTTCGAAGACATTAACGGTTTCCTGCGCAACAAAAAAATGGAAAACCTGCGCGAAATAGAGCGCACCGCGAAAAAGTAA
- a CDS encoding sugar phosphate isomerase/epimerase family protein, with amino-acid sequence MINRRNFLKQAGALTLGAAALPYLTHATVAKPKAAGIQLYTVRKELEASVPNTLKKLAALGYKELESARSAKGNYYGYTPKDFKKLVHDLGMNLRSGHVHLDKDWQKTVADAAETGQQYLVCSSLPSSGQTISNYQKVAEQFNKAGEECKKAGLVFGYHNHEYEFEKVEGKVLYDLLLAETDPNLVKWELDLGWVVASGFDPIDYFTRYPNRFPLWHLKDMKKEEPVSTEFGKGNLNIARLFQNAEKSGLKYYFVEQEEYAGNPMDSVKHNIEYLNKLKV; translated from the coding sequence ATGATAAATCGTCGCAACTTTTTAAAACAAGCGGGTGCTTTAACTTTGGGCGCCGCTGCTCTGCCTTATTTAACTCACGCCACTGTTGCTAAACCCAAAGCAGCGGGCATTCAGTTATATACCGTCCGGAAAGAACTGGAAGCTAGTGTGCCCAATACTTTAAAAAAATTAGCCGCCTTAGGCTATAAAGAACTCGAATCGGCGCGAAGCGCGAAGGGCAATTACTACGGCTATACGCCCAAAGATTTTAAAAAATTGGTGCACGACCTCGGCATGAACCTGCGGAGCGGCCACGTACACCTCGATAAAGACTGGCAGAAAACCGTAGCCGATGCCGCCGAAACCGGTCAGCAATATTTGGTGTGCTCCTCGCTGCCAAGTTCAGGACAAACCATTAGCAATTACCAGAAAGTAGCCGAACAGTTTAACAAAGCCGGCGAAGAATGTAAAAAAGCCGGGTTAGTATTTGGTTACCACAACCACGAATATGAATTTGAGAAAGTAGAAGGCAAAGTTTTATACGATTTATTACTAGCCGAAACGGACCCGAACCTGGTAAAATGGGAACTGGACCTGGGCTGGGTAGTTGCGTCCGGCTTCGACCCCATCGATTATTTTACCCGCTACCCCAACCGTTTTCCGTTGTGGCATTTAAAAGACATGAAGAAAGAAGAACCGGTTAGTACCGAGTTTGGCAAAGGCAACTTAAACATTGCCCGCTTGTTCCAGAATGCCGAAAAATCGGGTTTGAAATACTACTTTGTAGAGCAGGAAGAATACGCCGGCAACCCTATGGATAGCGTAAAACATAACATTGAGTATTTGAACAAGTTGAAGGTCTGA
- the selD gene encoding selenide, water dikinase SelD, whose translation MTDYKLTQYSHGAGCGCKIAPKVLDAILHTTFKAPEDKNLLVGNSSRDDAAVYALGDGTAIISTTDFFMPIVDDAFDFGKIASANAISDVYAMGGKPLMAIAVLGWPVNTLPAEVAQRVIEGSRAICHEAGIPLAGGHSIDSPEPIFGLAVTGLVNIAHLKQNNTATAGCELYLTKPLGVGILTTAQKKNILKMEHAALAPQQMMQLNKIGAELGKMAAVKALTDVTGFGLLGHLSEVCEGSNLQAVIDFAAVPRLPELNEYLAQKSIPGGTTRNWDSYGHKISELTDYQRAILCDPQTSGGLLVAVDPTGREEVLSLFQEFHLTLKPFGVLQEPDSTKSLITVN comes from the coding sequence ATGACCGACTATAAACTTACCCAATACAGCCACGGCGCCGGGTGCGGATGTAAGATTGCACCGAAAGTGCTGGATGCTATTTTGCATACCACCTTTAAAGCGCCCGAAGACAAGAATTTACTGGTAGGCAACAGTTCCCGCGACGATGCCGCCGTGTATGCCTTGGGTGATGGGACAGCCATAATCAGTACCACCGATTTCTTTATGCCCATTGTGGACGATGCCTTTGATTTCGGGAAAATCGCCTCGGCCAATGCAATTAGCGATGTGTACGCCATGGGCGGCAAACCTTTAATGGCGATTGCCGTGCTGGGCTGGCCCGTAAATACCTTACCCGCCGAAGTGGCGCAACGGGTAATTGAAGGAAGTCGGGCTATTTGCCACGAAGCGGGCATTCCGCTGGCGGGCGGTCACAGCATTGATAGTCCGGAGCCGATATTTGGTTTGGCGGTAACCGGTCTGGTAAACATTGCGCATTTAAAACAAAACAATACCGCTACTGCCGGCTGCGAATTATACCTCACCAAACCGTTAGGAGTAGGCATCTTAACCACCGCCCAGAAAAAAAATATTTTAAAAATGGAACATGCTGCCTTGGCTCCGCAGCAAATGATGCAGTTAAATAAAATCGGCGCGGAGTTAGGGAAAATGGCTGCCGTAAAAGCCTTAACCGATGTAACTGGTTTCGGCTTACTAGGCCACCTTTCCGAAGTGTGTGAAGGCAGCAATTTACAAGCTGTTATTGATTTTGCGGCCGTTCCTCGCTTACCCGAACTGAATGAATACCTGGCTCAAAAATCAATACCCGGCGGCACCACCCGCAATTGGGATAGCTACGGCCATAAAATCAGCGAACTTACCGACTACCAACGCGCCATTCTCTGCGATCCGCAAACAAGCGGCGGCTTGTTAGTAGCCGTAGACCCCACCGGCCGGGAAGAAGTATTATCGCTTTTTCAAGAGTTTCATTTAACTTTAAAGCCGTTTGGGGTTTTACAAGAGCCGGATAGCACGAAAAGTTTAATTACAGTAAATTAA
- a CDS encoding alpha/beta fold hydrolase, with amino-acid sequence MKLHYRDLGQGTPFVILHGLFGLSDNWQTLAKYWSQNYHVYLVDLRNHGRSPHSTDFNYDLMVEDLAEFLTEHQLENPVIMGHSMGGKVAMNFALKHPEKLSKLIVADIAPRPYPVHHQDIIDGLNAIDISTMTSRTEAEAALAPYIPEAETRLFLLKNLYRREDNSFGWRMNLATIEKNIEEVGRETTSDTPFTKPTLFIKGEKSRYIQDKDMPSIQRLFPQAKLETVANAGHWVHAEAPEKFYQLVVDFIK; translated from the coding sequence ATGAAACTACACTACCGCGACTTAGGCCAGGGCACCCCGTTTGTAATACTTCACGGCTTGTTTGGCCTTTCGGATAACTGGCAAACTTTAGCGAAATACTGGAGCCAAAACTACCACGTGTACCTGGTAGATTTACGCAACCACGGCCGCTCGCCGCACAGCACCGATTTTAACTACGATTTAATGGTGGAGGACTTAGCGGAGTTTTTAACCGAGCATCAACTGGAAAACCCGGTAATTATGGGCCACTCCATGGGCGGTAAAGTAGCCATGAATTTTGCTTTAAAACACCCGGAAAAGCTAAGTAAACTTATTGTGGCAGATATTGCGCCTCGGCCTTACCCGGTACACCACCAGGATATTATTGATGGTTTAAACGCCATTGATATTTCCACGATGACCAGCCGCACCGAAGCCGAAGCCGCTTTAGCGCCTTATATTCCGGAAGCAGAAACCCGTTTATTTTTACTGAAGAACTTGTACCGCCGCGAAGATAATTCGTTTGGCTGGCGCATGAACCTGGCTACTATCGAAAAAAACATTGAAGAAGTTGGCCGCGAAACCACCTCCGATACGCCGTTTACCAAACCTACGTTATTTATAAAAGGCGAGAAATCCCGGTACATTCAGGATAAAGATATGCCTTCTATCCAGCGCTTATTTCCGCAGGCTAAACTAGAAACCGTAGCCAATGCCGGCCACTGGGTGCACGCCGAAGCGCCCGAAAAGTTTTACCAACTGGTTGTTGATTTTATAAAGTAA
- a CDS encoding formylglycine-generating enzyme family protein: MNLNKIIVSGALLSLFTAGFINKPQPNHSSASAPLQEEKFDAYKEVIPGTKVSFELVPIKGGEFMMGSPATEAKRKSDEGPQHKVKIEPFWMGKYEVTWDEFEIFVYKEIEKQSMNASSMAATGPSDAVSRPSPPYLDMTFGMGKSSFPAINMTQFGALTYCKWLTAKTGHFYRLPTEAEWEYACRAGATTAYSFGDDPAKLDEYGWNYNNSNAGTKKVGSKKPNAWGLYDMHGNVAEWTLDQYDPNFYAQFAKNTATNPWLKPTKLYAHTLRGGSWDDDPDALRSAARQFSKPVWKQRDPQIPKSQWWFTDAPFIGFRVVRPLKQPSAEEIAKYWSEPIKDYGS, translated from the coding sequence ATGAATTTAAACAAAATTATAGTATCTGGCGCGTTACTTTCTCTGTTTACTGCCGGATTTATCAACAAACCTCAACCAAATCATTCATCTGCATCTGCTCCTTTACAAGAAGAAAAGTTTGATGCTTATAAAGAAGTTATTCCGGGTACTAAAGTTTCTTTTGAGCTGGTACCCATAAAAGGTGGCGAGTTTATGATGGGCAGCCCGGCTACTGAAGCCAAACGTAAATCCGATGAAGGACCCCAACACAAAGTGAAGATTGAACCTTTCTGGATGGGTAAGTACGAAGTTACCTGGGACGAATTTGAGATTTTCGTTTATAAAGAAATAGAAAAGCAATCCATGAACGCTTCGTCGATGGCGGCCACTGGCCCTTCCGATGCCGTTTCGCGGCCTAGTCCGCCGTACCTGGATATGACTTTTGGCATGGGAAAAAGCAGTTTCCCGGCCATTAACATGACGCAGTTTGGCGCGCTTACCTATTGCAAGTGGCTTACTGCTAAAACCGGGCATTTTTACCGCTTGCCTACCGAGGCCGAGTGGGAATACGCTTGCCGCGCCGGCGCCACCACCGCCTATTCTTTCGGCGATGACCCGGCTAAGCTGGACGAATATGGTTGGAACTACAACAACAGCAACGCCGGTACTAAAAAAGTAGGCAGTAAAAAACCAAACGCTTGGGGCTTGTACGACATGCACGGCAACGTGGCCGAATGGACCCTGGACCAGTACGATCCTAACTTTTACGCGCAGTTCGCTAAAAATACCGCTACCAACCCTTGGTTAAAACCCACTAAACTCTACGCCCACACTTTACGCGGCGGCTCCTGGGACGATGATCCGGATGCTTTGCGCAGTGCCGCCCGCCAGTTTTCTAAACCAGTTTGGAAGCAGCGTGACCCGCAAATTCCGAAAAGCCAGTGGTGGTTTACCGATGCGCCTTTTATTGGTTTCCGGGTGGTGCGGCCTTTAAAACAACCATCCGCCGAAGAAATTGCGAAATACTGGTCCGAGCCGATTAAAGATTATGGTTCTTGA